The following proteins are co-located in the Escherichia fergusonii ATCC 35469 genome:
- the cyoE gene encoding heme o synthase, with protein sequence MMFKQYLQVTKPGIIFGNLISVIGGFLLASKGSIDYPLFIYTLVGVSLVVASGCVFNNYIDRDIDRKMERTKNRVLVKGLISPAVSLVYATLLGIAGFMLLWFGANPLACWLGVMGFVVYVGVYSLYMKRHSVYGTLIGSLSGAAPPVIGYCAVTGEFDSGAAILLAIFSLWQMPHSYAIAIFRFKDYQAANIPVLPVVKGISVAKNHITLYIIAFAVATLMLSLGGYAGYKYLVVAAAVSVWWLGMALRGYKVADDRIWARKLFGFSIIAITALSVMMSVDFMVPDSHTLLAAVW encoded by the coding sequence ATGATGTTTAAGCAATACCTGCAAGTAACGAAACCAGGCATCATCTTTGGCAACCTGATCTCGGTGATTGGGGGATTCTTGCTGGCCTCAAAGGGCAGCATTGATTATCCCCTGTTTATCTACACGCTGGTTGGGGTGTCACTGGTTGTGGCGTCGGGTTGTGTGTTTAACAACTACATCGACAGGGATATCGACAGAAAGATGGAAAGGACGAAGAATCGGGTGCTGGTTAAGGGCCTGATCTCTCCTGCTGTCTCGCTGGTGTACGCCACCTTGCTGGGTATTGCTGGCTTTATGCTGCTGTGGTTTGGCGCGAATCCGCTGGCCTGCTGGCTGGGGGTGATGGGCTTTGTGGTTTATGTCGGCGTTTACAGCCTGTACATGAAACGCCACTCGGTCTACGGCACGTTGATTGGTTCGCTCTCCGGCGCAGCGCCGCCGGTGATTGGCTACTGTGCAGTGACAGGCGAGTTCGATAGCGGCGCAGCAATCCTGTTGGCTATCTTCAGCCTGTGGCAGATGCCTCATTCTTATGCCATCGCCATTTTCCGCTTTAAGGATTATCAGGCGGCAAACATTCCGGTACTGCCGGTGGTGAAAGGCATTTCGGTAGCGAAAAACCACATCACGCTGTATATCATCGCCTTTGCTGTTGCCACGCTGATGCTCTCTCTTGGCGGTTACGCTGGATATAAATATCTGGTGGTCGCCGCGGCGGTTAGCGTCTGGTGGTTAGGCATGGCCCTGCGCGGTTATAAAGTTGCTGATGATCGAATCTGGGCACGCAAGCTGTTCGGCTTCTCTATCATCGCCATCACTGCCCTCTCGGTAATGATGTCCGTTGATTTTATGGTGCCGGACTCGCATACGCTGCTGGCTGCTGTGTGGTAA
- a CDS encoding shikimate dehydrogenase family protein: MITGFTQVVAVIGHPINQVKSPENFNRYFAQQQMDSVMIPIDIEPDAVAGYLNALRGWKNMSGVLVTVPHKQRVAALLDELSPRAMHLNAVNVVRKLPDGRLKGDMLDGVGFLLAAKEHNFQSSGKKALLSGCGGVGSAIAWGLCEAGATHLAIYDQNPAMQQSLFNRLATHFPHVHLSSLPETLQDIDILINGSPAGMVGFDPLPIPPALLETLTSATHVADVVTAPVMTPLLTFAQQRGCVIQTGPEMALAQMKLMGEFIGAMPQQEEAAA; this comes from the coding sequence ATGATTACTGGATTCACTCAGGTTGTGGCTGTTATCGGGCACCCTATCAACCAGGTTAAATCGCCAGAAAACTTTAACCGTTACTTTGCTCAACAGCAGATGGACAGCGTTATGATCCCGATTGATATCGAACCAGATGCGGTGGCGGGTTATCTGAATGCGCTACGCGGTTGGAAAAATATGAGCGGCGTACTGGTTACTGTTCCACACAAACAACGGGTTGCCGCGTTACTTGATGAATTATCCCCACGTGCCATGCATCTGAATGCCGTCAATGTAGTGAGAAAATTGCCTGATGGTCGTTTGAAGGGCGACATGCTGGATGGTGTGGGATTTTTGCTGGCTGCAAAAGAACATAATTTTCAGTCATCAGGTAAGAAAGCCTTGCTTTCTGGCTGTGGCGGTGTCGGAAGTGCCATTGCATGGGGGCTTTGTGAAGCAGGTGCGACTCATCTTGCCATTTATGATCAAAATCCGGCAATGCAACAGAGTCTCTTTAATCGTCTTGCCACACATTTCCCGCATGTTCATCTCTCTTCATTACCAGAAACTTTACAGGATATTGATATCCTTATTAATGGTTCTCCTGCCGGAATGGTGGGCTTTGATCCTTTACCCATCCCGCCAGCGTTACTGGAAACATTAACTTCGGCTACGCATGTTGCTGACGTAGTCACTGCCCCTGTGATGACACCACTGCTAACTTTTGCTCAGCAGCGTGGTTGTGTTATCCAGACCGGGCCAGAAATGGCACTGGCACAAATGAAACTGATGGGCGAATTTATCGGAGCGATGCCTCAACAGGAAGAGGCCGCAGCATGA
- a CDS encoding FAD-dependent oxidoreductase, translated as MKSWDVVVIGSGAAGFAAAVSACCKGLSVLMLEKAEQFGGTSAISGGAVWLHDTDQARELGKNDSAEAIKTYLQAIVGPENYRAEMIDAFVAQGREALAFLESEGAVKYSLRPLSPDYYPDEAGAVDVGRALEVIEFDGRALGTRFADLRSPPPGMLLFGGMMVNRVDIQHFLDMRRSLHSLLHCSKLLLRYGRDRLRYHRGTRLAMGNALIARMAHVAFRKGLTLELNVNVLSLIAENGTVTGVQIEQHGQQHIVHARYGVVLAAGGFAAGELAAQFRPQTREHFTMSPGTNDGAALRLGAAINARQGADLPSNFFWAPVSVLRHPDGREERFPHLVTDRAKPGVIAVNQQAERFVNESNSYHHFASAMQSQAENAPCYLLCDALAMKRYGLGLARPSPVNNDALVRAGYLYKAQSLNELAQLLGLDAAKLEATVARYNHDASNGRDEQFRKGANSYNQAMGDPAHQPNACNAPLLEAPFYAITLYTGDLGTSRGLVTTPDAQVLNQSGCPIKGLYAVGNDMDSIMAGTYPGPGITLGPALTFGYLAASHMAQQQTP; from the coding sequence ATGAAAAGCTGGGATGTCGTTGTCATTGGTAGCGGCGCAGCAGGCTTTGCCGCTGCCGTTTCCGCCTGCTGTAAAGGGCTTTCAGTACTGATGCTGGAAAAAGCAGAGCAGTTTGGTGGAACGTCAGCAATTTCAGGCGGCGCGGTATGGCTTCACGATACCGACCAGGCGAGAGAGCTGGGGAAAAATGATTCTGCCGAGGCAATAAAAACCTATCTGCAAGCCATTGTTGGTCCTGAAAACTACCGGGCAGAAATGATAGACGCTTTTGTGGCTCAGGGCCGTGAAGCACTGGCATTTCTTGAAAGCGAAGGAGCTGTTAAATACAGTTTGCGTCCTTTATCCCCCGATTACTATCCCGATGAAGCTGGCGCGGTAGATGTTGGCCGGGCGCTGGAAGTCATCGAATTTGACGGGCGCGCCCTGGGTACTCGCTTTGCTGACTTACGTTCGCCGCCACCGGGAATGTTGCTGTTCGGTGGAATGATGGTTAACCGTGTCGATATCCAGCATTTTCTCGATATGCGCCGCTCGCTTCACTCCTTGCTGCACTGTAGCAAATTATTACTTCGCTATGGTCGCGACCGCCTGCGTTATCACCGGGGAACACGCCTTGCAATGGGTAATGCACTTATTGCTCGTATGGCTCATGTGGCTTTTCGTAAGGGACTAACACTGGAGCTTAACGTCAATGTTTTATCTTTAATCGCGGAAAACGGCACCGTTACCGGCGTGCAAATTGAACAACATGGCCAGCAACACATTGTTCATGCCCGCTATGGTGTAGTGCTCGCCGCTGGAGGGTTTGCTGCTGGTGAACTGGCTGCTCAGTTTCGTCCTCAAACACGTGAACATTTCACTATGTCTCCGGGTACAAATGACGGAGCTGCGTTACGTTTAGGCGCTGCTATTAATGCCCGGCAAGGTGCGGATCTCCCTTCTAATTTCTTCTGGGCGCCAGTTTCTGTACTTCGTCATCCTGATGGTCGTGAGGAACGATTCCCCCATCTTGTGACTGATCGCGCCAAGCCGGGTGTCATCGCGGTTAACCAGCAAGCAGAGCGCTTTGTTAATGAATCTAACTCTTACCATCACTTTGCCAGTGCCATGCAAAGCCAGGCGGAAAATGCCCCTTGTTATTTGCTCTGCGATGCCCTGGCGATGAAACGCTATGGCCTGGGGTTGGCACGTCCGTCGCCTGTCAATAATGACGCACTGGTACGGGCAGGATATTTGTACAAAGCACAGAGTCTGAACGAATTGGCGCAGCTTCTGGGGCTTGATGCTGCAAAACTGGAAGCCACCGTAGCGCGATACAACCATGACGCCAGCAATGGTAGAGATGAGCAATTTCGGAAAGGCGCTAACAGTTACAACCAGGCAATGGGTGATCCTGCCCACCAGCCAAATGCCTGTAATGCGCCTCTGCTTGAGGCTCCGTTTTACGCTATCACCCTTTATACCGGCGATTTGGGTACATCCAGAGGACTGGTCACCACACCTGATGCTCAGGTGCTCAACCAAAGTGGTTGCCCGATAAAGGGCCTCTACGCGGTGGGAAACGATATGGATTCCATTATGGCGGGAACGTACCCCGGCCCAGGTATCACACTCGGTCCTGCACTGACCTTTGGTTATCTCGCCGCCAGCCACATGGCACAACAACAGACACCATAA
- a CDS encoding NIPSNAP family protein translates to MIYEKRTYTINPLKMADWLALYKSDALAVQTEHLGKLIGFFFTEIGVVNQVVHIWAYESLDDRLVRRTRMAQDERWLTFSRKNRELAAVERLESVLMRPTDFSPLQ, encoded by the coding sequence ATGATTTATGAAAAACGTACCTACACCATTAACCCACTGAAAATGGCCGACTGGCTGGCCCTCTATAAAAGCGATGCTCTGGCAGTACAAACAGAACATCTCGGCAAACTCATTGGCTTTTTCTTTACTGAAATCGGTGTTGTTAACCAGGTTGTTCATATCTGGGCGTATGAGAGCCTGGATGATCGTCTGGTCCGTCGTACACGAATGGCTCAGGACGAACGCTGGCTCACCTTTTCGCGCAAGAATCGCGAACTGGCCGCTGTTGAACGTCTTGAGTCGGTGTTGATGCGTCCGACAGATTTCTCCCCACTGCAATAA
- a CDS encoding SEL1-like repeat protein produces MFVKFKRLVLIVPFIYSGYLYANEVSPHEYKIEKIYKEIMQDNNTSLTQLQLLAKTNDPQALVTLGFIYEHGVANEYEVTVEADLEKALSYYSQACNLGGEYGCYNASYFYQYGKRVKQSSELAEQYAKKMKVSDLSVSEHLIKDTIEKVWSLKNKAEADKTHRHEFLRFVSRSLNQATDSDLIFWQRIGFGKSEIFKLAMQWAQDCDPQITYMVARFYLEGYSILDDRHSLETKQEALQWFRWTAEHGYAPAQFALGSTWETGSAGLKVDRKEAKKWYQLAANQNNKDALLALGKIYYSGLDGKVDYTKALSLFEQAEHEGAAKGALWLSWMYYNGLGSPVDCNKARGFYEKGAGLNDQKISKNEYIDHCQSDQRSRESSVDTLPELTIDHYGSFDAGSDERPKICDQSFKINANKITNMSSLRLTLELENNEGITKEYVVPVPPFSLNTLGIDMNNNPINNMQTHIDIPVYEQNLCAFYDLTFKVKSATAMLNGKQHDLLKEGYIQPQDK; encoded by the coding sequence ATGTTTGTGAAGTTTAAAAGATTGGTGTTAATCGTTCCTTTTATTTATAGTGGTTATCTTTATGCAAATGAAGTGTCGCCGCATGAATATAAAATAGAGAAAATATATAAAGAAATAATGCAAGATAATAACACGTCATTAACCCAGTTGCAATTGCTGGCTAAGACAAACGATCCTCAGGCTCTGGTTACTTTAGGCTTTATATATGAGCATGGCGTTGCTAATGAATACGAAGTTACCGTTGAGGCGGATTTAGAAAAGGCACTCAGCTATTATTCTCAAGCCTGTAACTTAGGCGGTGAGTATGGATGTTATAATGCCAGTTACTTTTACCAATACGGAAAAAGGGTAAAACAGAGCAGTGAATTAGCTGAGCAATATGCGAAAAAAATGAAAGTATCAGATCTTTCCGTTTCTGAGCATTTAATAAAAGATACTATTGAAAAGGTCTGGTCACTGAAAAATAAAGCCGAAGCAGATAAAACTCATCGCCATGAGTTTCTCCGTTTTGTTAGTAGATCTTTGAATCAGGCGACAGATAGTGATTTGATATTCTGGCAGCGAATAGGTTTTGGTAAAAGCGAAATTTTTAAACTGGCGATGCAATGGGCACAGGATTGTGACCCTCAAATAACGTATATGGTTGCCAGGTTTTATCTCGAAGGATATTCAATTCTTGATGACAGGCATTCATTAGAAACAAAACAGGAAGCGTTGCAATGGTTTCGCTGGACTGCCGAACACGGTTACGCGCCAGCACAGTTTGCGTTAGGCAGCACCTGGGAAACTGGCAGCGCCGGTCTTAAAGTTGACAGGAAGGAGGCAAAAAAATGGTATCAACTTGCTGCAAACCAAAATAATAAAGACGCTCTGCTTGCATTAGGCAAGATTTACTATTCGGGCCTTGATGGCAAGGTTGATTATACGAAAGCCCTTTCTCTTTTTGAGCAAGCGGAACATGAAGGTGCGGCAAAAGGTGCATTGTGGTTAAGCTGGATGTATTACAACGGGCTTGGGAGTCCAGTGGATTGTAATAAGGCCAGGGGTTTTTACGAAAAAGGTGCCGGGCTAAATGACCAAAAAATATCAAAAAATGAATATATTGATCATTGCCAGTCAGACCAACGGAGTAGAGAAAGCTCAGTTGATACCTTACCTGAATTAACGATTGATCATTATGGTTCTTTTGACGCTGGTAGTGATGAACGTCCAAAAATATGTGATCAAAGTTTTAAAATTAACGCCAATAAAATTACAAATATGTCATCATTACGTCTTACGTTAGAACTGGAAAATAATGAAGGTATAACAAAAGAATATGTGGTTCCAGTACCTCCTTTTAGCTTAAATACATTAGGCATAGATATGAATAACAATCCAATAAATAATATGCAAACTCATATTGATATACCTGTCTATGAACAAAATTTATGCGCTTTTTATGATCTCACTTTTAAGGTTAAATCCGCGACAGCGATGCTGAATGGTAAACAACACGATTTGTTAAAAGAAGGATATATTCAGCCTCAAGATAAATAA
- a CDS encoding IclR family transcriptional regulator domain-containing protein: MQNQIHQRDLIVGLQKGLALIQLFSKEFPRLTVPQAAKLSGLTQSATRRFFLTLVHERYLNTDGRYYWLTARTLRLGQAYVDSAQFPKMVRPIVEYVASRSEEHASVGVIDDDELVYIARSKHTPFNSTSVRLGERVPIHCTAGGRLWLASLDEAECEMVLRRIRCEQRTPYTVTDIQLLKAKIAEVRELGYATVEQEFEIGMLVIAVPLIDREGQYWGALSLTSHQSRTSIEKLCRDHLDLLYSAQAMLFG, encoded by the coding sequence ATGCAAAACCAGATACATCAGCGGGATTTGATCGTTGGTCTGCAAAAGGGGCTGGCGCTGATTCAACTTTTCTCTAAGGAATTTCCTCGATTAACTGTTCCTCAGGCGGCAAAACTGAGCGGATTAACGCAAAGTGCGACAAGGCGCTTTTTCCTGACGCTGGTCCATGAACGTTATCTGAATACCGATGGGCGGTATTACTGGCTTACAGCCCGAACACTGCGGCTCGGTCAGGCGTATGTGGACTCCGCTCAATTTCCAAAGATGGTGAGGCCGATAGTTGAGTACGTCGCCAGTCGTAGCGAAGAACATGCGTCAGTGGGGGTTATTGATGACGACGAGTTGGTTTATATCGCCCGTAGCAAACATACGCCGTTTAATTCAACCTCAGTACGTCTGGGTGAGCGTGTGCCCATCCATTGTACAGCCGGAGGCCGGTTATGGCTGGCTTCCCTTGATGAAGCCGAATGTGAAATGGTGCTACGGCGCATTCGATGTGAGCAAAGAACGCCATATACAGTGACGGATATTCAGCTGCTAAAGGCAAAAATTGCTGAAGTTCGAGAGTTGGGCTACGCCACCGTTGAGCAGGAATTTGAGATTGGCATGTTGGTGATTGCTGTACCGCTAATCGACAGAGAAGGACAATACTGGGGAGCGCTAAGCCTGACCAGTCATCAGTCCAGAACTTCAATCGAAAAGTTGTGTCGTGATCATTTGGATCTTCTCTACAGTGCCCAGGCGATGTTGTTTGGTTAA
- a CDS encoding cytochrome o ubiquinol oxidase subunit IV: MSHSTDHSGASHGSVKTYMTGFILSIILTVIPFWMVMTGAASPAVILGTILAMAVVQVLVHLVCFLHMNTKSDEGWNMTAFVFTVLIIAILVVGSIWIMWNLNYNMMMH, encoded by the coding sequence ATGAGTCATTCTACCGATCACAGCGGCGCGTCCCATGGCAGCGTAAAAACCTACATGACAGGGTTTATCCTGTCGATCATTCTGACGGTGATTCCGTTCTGGATGGTGATGACAGGGGCTGCCTCTCCGGCCGTAATTCTGGGAACAATCCTGGCAATGGCAGTGGTACAGGTTCTGGTGCATCTGGTGTGCTTCCTGCACATGAATACCAAATCAGATGAAGGCTGGAACATGACGGCGTTTGTCTTCACCGTGCTAATCATCGCTATCCTGGTTGTCGGCTCCATCTGGATTATGTGGAACCTCAACTACAACATGATGATGCACTAA